The following coding sequences lie in one Mesorhizobium sp. DCY119 genomic window:
- a CDS encoding sarcosine oxidase subunit gamma, which translates to MVEQESPLKPVWKPGTRGNFSDGVGVYLSETAPGSIVQLAAWHGEEKAIIAAIKKVAGLTLPDGAGGGTATGTKAAFGFAPGKFLIVDEQEGLTEAFAKSVKAETGAVTDLSHGRTAIRITGPKAEWVLAKFFAIDFSPTAFPVGAGRSTVHHDIFAQIQRSAPTQFDVYVFRSFARSFWTALCHASEEVGYEVR; encoded by the coding sequence ATGGTTGAGCAGGAATCACCGCTGAAGCCGGTGTGGAAGCCGGGCACGCGCGGCAATTTTTCCGATGGCGTCGGCGTTTATCTGTCCGAAACCGCGCCGGGCTCGATCGTCCAGCTCGCGGCATGGCACGGCGAGGAAAAGGCGATCATCGCGGCCATCAAGAAGGTCGCCGGCCTGACGCTGCCGGACGGCGCAGGCGGGGGAACGGCAACCGGCACGAAGGCTGCCTTCGGCTTTGCGCCGGGAAAATTCCTCATCGTTGACGAGCAGGAAGGGCTGACTGAGGCCTTCGCGAAATCCGTCAAGGCGGAGACCGGGGCTGTGACCGACCTCTCGCATGGCCGCACGGCGATCCGCATCACTGGGCCGAAGGCGGAATGGGTGCTGGCAAAATTCTTCGCCATCGACTTTTCGCCGACCGCCTTCCCGGTCGGCGCCGGGCGCTCGACCGTGCATCACGACATTTTCGCCCAGATCCAGCGCAGCGCGCCGACGCAGTTCGACGTCTATGTCTTCCGCTCTTTCGCACGATCGTTCTGGACCGCCCTGTGCCATGCCTCGGAAGAGGTCGGTTACGAGGTGAGGTAG
- a CDS encoding sarcosine oxidase subunit alpha → MSPRRAISGGRIDRLRTIRFTFDGRQFTGHAGDTLASALLANGVTLFARSFKYHRPRGVLTAGIDEPNALVTVLSGAVREPNIPATMLEIYDGLNVVSQNRFPSLAYDVGALNQLGSKVLGAGFYYKTFMGPVIGPLKGTRFWMFCEWFIRRAAGLGSAGLEKDPSRYERMNAFCDVLVVGSGPAGLMAAKAAADNGARVMLAELDAAPGGSANWSGETIDGMPATEWAAGMLRDLKTHENVRVLPRTTVWGYYDGNTLSAIERVADHRNTPAKGEPRHRHWTIRTQAVVLATGAFERPLVFPGNDRPGVMLAGAALRYVNQYGVLPGQKVAIFTNNDSAYRTAEALKKAGAEIVVMVDVRDDTSVAGREIAREVGGEYLAGHAVVATEGGAQVSGIKVQRINAATGALSGDPRSIHADCLLVSGGWSPTIHLASQAGLKPEWDNDLQAFLPPKPTQNWVGAGAFNGSFSTEKAIAEGYAAGLSAAGAADSKADDLPSVDADAFDPNPAPVFEIKAKGKAFVDLQHDVTADDVRLAHREGFVSVEHLKRYTTLGMATDQGKTSNIPGLAIMAETLGKPIPDVGTTRFRAPFAPVSVGSLAGERYGDIRPERLTPMYDWHVENGAEFYAAGLWHRPMIYGLSGETVEQAYVRETKAVRGSVGLVDVSTLGKIAVQGPDAGAFLDRVYTNMFSTLAIGKARYGLMLREDGLVLDDGTTWRLGEHDFLMTTTTANAGKVMQHLEYLLDVVWPELKVQLTSVTDQWAGAAISGPKSRDVLAACVTGTKVDNDALPFMGIVYGEIDGAPVMICRLSFSGELAYEVYSGAGHGTHVWQALMTAGEPFAIVPYGLEALGTMRIEKGHVTGAEIDGRTTARDLHLDWMLSKKKPFIGSAMMDREGLVADDRLQLVGIVSLDNRPLNGGAHIVEELDEANPHGSLGHLTAACYSPSLGKYIGLALVKGGKARRGTRAFISDPLRKRFGPVEIVSHHFFDPEGSRMHG, encoded by the coding sequence ATGAGCCCGCGCCGCGCCATTTCCGGCGGGCGGATCGACCGCCTGCGCACAATCCGCTTCACCTTCGACGGCAGGCAGTTCACCGGCCATGCGGGCGATACACTGGCATCGGCGCTGCTTGCCAATGGCGTGACGCTGTTTGCCCGCTCGTTCAAATACCACCGCCCGCGCGGCGTGCTGACTGCCGGCATCGACGAGCCCAATGCGCTGGTGACGGTGCTGAGCGGTGCGGTGCGCGAGCCAAATATCCCGGCGACAATGCTGGAGATCTATGACGGGCTGAACGTCGTCAGCCAGAACCGCTTCCCCTCGCTCGCCTATGATGTCGGCGCGCTGAACCAGCTCGGCAGCAAGGTGCTGGGCGCCGGCTTCTACTACAAGACCTTCATGGGACCGGTGATCGGCCCGCTGAAAGGTACGCGCTTCTGGATGTTCTGCGAATGGTTCATCCGCCGCGCCGCCGGTCTCGGTAGTGCCGGACTGGAAAAGGACCCGTCGCGCTACGAGCGCATGAACGCCTTCTGCGACGTGCTGGTGGTCGGCTCCGGTCCCGCCGGGCTGATGGCGGCGAAGGCGGCCGCTGACAATGGTGCGCGTGTGATGCTGGCCGAACTCGACGCGGCGCCAGGCGGCTCGGCCAACTGGTCCGGCGAGACGATCGACGGCATGCCCGCGACCGAATGGGCAGCCGGCATGCTGCGCGACCTGAAGACGCACGAGAACGTCCGCGTGCTGCCGCGCACCACCGTCTGGGGCTATTACGACGGCAACACGCTGTCGGCGATCGAGCGTGTGGCCGACCACAGGAATACGCCGGCGAAGGGCGAGCCGCGCCATCGCCATTGGACGATCCGCACGCAAGCGGTCGTGCTGGCGACGGGCGCTTTTGAGCGGCCGCTGGTGTTTCCGGGCAACGACCGGCCGGGCGTGATGCTGGCGGGTGCAGCCCTGCGTTACGTCAACCAATATGGCGTGCTGCCGGGGCAGAAGGTCGCGATCTTCACCAACAATGACAGCGCTTATCGCACCGCGGAAGCGCTGAAGAAGGCCGGCGCCGAGATCGTCGTCATGGTGGACGTACGCGACGATACATCGGTCGCGGGACGCGAAATCGCACGCGAAGTCGGCGGCGAATACCTCGCCGGCCACGCCGTCGTCGCCACCGAAGGCGGCGCGCAGGTCTCCGGCATCAAGGTCCAGCGCATCAATGCCGCGACGGGTGCGCTGTCGGGCGATCCGCGCAGCATCCATGCCGACTGCCTGCTGGTTTCGGGCGGCTGGTCGCCGACGATCCACCTTGCCAGCCAGGCCGGCTTGAAGCCCGAATGGGACAACGACCTGCAAGCCTTCCTGCCGCCGAAGCCAACGCAGAACTGGGTCGGCGCCGGCGCGTTCAACGGCAGTTTCTCGACTGAAAAGGCGATCGCGGAAGGCTATGCCGCAGGACTTTCCGCAGCGGGTGCCGCCGACAGCAAGGCGGACGATCTGCCTTCGGTAGACGCCGACGCCTTCGACCCGAACCCAGCGCCGGTCTTCGAGATCAAGGCCAAGGGCAAGGCCTTCGTCGACCTCCAGCATGACGTGACGGCCGATGACGTGCGCCTCGCCCACCGCGAAGGGTTCGTCTCCGTCGAGCACCTGAAGCGCTACACGACGCTTGGCATGGCGACCGACCAGGGCAAGACCTCGAACATTCCGGGCCTTGCCATCATGGCCGAAACGCTGGGAAAGCCGATCCCGGACGTCGGTACGACGCGGTTTCGCGCGCCTTTCGCGCCGGTCTCGGTCGGCTCGCTGGCCGGCGAGCGCTATGGCGACATCCGCCCCGAGCGCCTGACGCCGATGTATGACTGGCATGTCGAGAATGGCGCGGAGTTCTACGCCGCCGGCCTGTGGCATCGCCCGATGATCTACGGCCTCTCCGGCGAGACCGTAGAGCAGGCCTATGTGCGCGAAACCAAGGCCGTGCGCGGCAGCGTCGGGCTTGTCGATGTCTCTACGCTCGGCAAGATCGCCGTGCAGGGACCGGACGCCGGCGCGTTTCTGGACCGCGTCTACACCAACATGTTCTCCACCCTTGCCATCGGCAAGGCGCGCTACGGCCTGATGCTGCGCGAGGACGGCCTTGTCCTCGACGACGGCACGACCTGGCGGCTCGGCGAGCATGATTTCCTGATGACGACCACCACCGCCAATGCCGGCAAGGTCATGCAGCATCTGGAATATCTGCTCGATGTCGTCTGGCCGGAGCTGAAGGTGCAACTGACCTCGGTGACCGACCAGTGGGCGGGTGCTGCCATCTCCGGGCCGAAATCGCGCGACGTACTCGCCGCCTGCGTCACCGGCACCAAGGTCGACAATGACGCCCTGCCCTTCATGGGCATCGTCTACGGCGAGATCGACGGCGCGCCGGTGATGATCTGCCGCCTCTCCTTCTCCGGCGAACTGGCCTACGAGGTCTATAGCGGCGCGGGCCACGGCACCCATGTCTGGCAAGCGTTGATGACGGCTGGCGAGCCCTTCGCCATCGTGCCCTATGGGCTGGAAGCGCTCGGCACCATGCGCATCGAGAAGGGCCATGTCACCGGCGCCGAAATCGACGGCCGCACCACCGCGCGCGACCTGCATCTCGACTGGATGCTGTCGAAGAAGAAGCCGTTCATCGGCTCGGCGATGATGGACCGCGAAGGGCTGGTCGCAGACGATCGGTTGCAACTCGTCGGCATCGTCTCGCTCGACAACCGCCCGCTGAATGGCGGCGCGCATATCGTCGAGGAGCTGGACGAGGCCAATCCGCACGGCTCGCTCGGCCATCTCACCGCCGCGTGCTATTCGCCGTCGCTCGGCAAATATATCGGCCTGGCACTGGTCAAGGGCGGCAAGGCGCGGCGTGGCACCCGCGCCTTCATCTCCGATCCGCTGCGCAAGCGCTTCGGCCCGGTCGAGATCGTCAGCCACCATTTCTTCGATCCGGAAGGGAGCCGCATGCATGGTTGA
- a CDS encoding sarcosine oxidase subunit delta family protein produces MLITCPYCGPRDVSEYTYQGDGNRTRPDPASTDQEVWNAYVYDRLNPAGEHHEIWQHSGGCRAHLAVTRNTLTHVVSSVSFARDAGHKKSDSRRKTGAKA; encoded by the coding sequence ACCTGTCCCTATTGCGGCCCGCGCGACGTTTCCGAATACACCTATCAGGGTGACGGCAACCGAACCCGGCCGGATCCCGCCTCGACCGACCAGGAGGTCTGGAACGCCTATGTCTATGACCGGCTCAATCCGGCGGGCGAGCACCATGAGATCTGGCAGCATTCCGGTGGTTGCCGCGCGCATCTTGCCGTGACGCGCAATACGCTGACGCATGTCGTCAGCAGCGTCTCCTTTGCCCGCGATGCCGGCCACAAAAAGTCCGACAGCCGCCGCAAGACCGGAGCCAAGGCATGA